One genomic segment of Procambarus clarkii isolate CNS0578487 chromosome 34, FALCON_Pclarkii_2.0, whole genome shotgun sequence includes these proteins:
- the LOC123761973 gene encoding uncharacterized protein isoform X3, giving the protein MDWRRLLPLLPLLLSGGEVGPRGVRGLSCITPLQSSGMTQTQMDKTLWLCSGRLWSTGDVVYQTQCGPGQLEDNVSCGSVSVGVCSSPSTPPPNTTTTTIVDNAAYYYQCVAPLVWLSGEPDRLSQCLLRQWSNVYDVCDEDCPMPRDCSTVADMGFNTSDVYNIVPSGLPRGPVARVYCSLSSDTSDTGWTQVLYNSNGFTNTYVSEPSDISSMTQPYFLRIEKLSALNWNGTTPRPLVFWFNITLTNDKSYFAIYSGVQMAQNNPWTLTAVGDYHGTAGDSFSGNLNQKFQDLWWQERSGVNSSQLIPSPMTWDSLTKDTSQTIRSVALFVRPQDYDADHSCPPEVAMAPWWRNINITFPIVRSAGTVISYQCVGELIMAGNSTTMAERVTEDSTTCVALTNGTLVWNTSIISPPCRLTCPDNYVKTVDGTSCARFSDDDATYGIVTASLRCRDELASLALLTEYGNHPNIVNNQYYYTAHVRDSLTPFQPPSPSGMNVPCAPNETCQLSGRNECYTVGQAAPITLQGRAQSCFLNTTRYICRRPAFCPNNYSQYKGLCYNVLDTATYTGVYINRTGDHIEALKHCMADGSSLAYPESLDVLQYLESLVRQKALNSVNIQTSLQETKIAIIGLNQRNNWTGSGVYAPDPDVVALANITPVEGYKQRYLTVNANPAQGYNLTNALLTDETVHVHYVICQRYGLYECLDDLPPPTENMTLTWDGDTHVGNTVFYRCYPGYFVMGKVPMVEQKWWCQGFLGGWMNGNEPSVLQNCSAVDVCNETSIGPVSPLITNVTSPTHLQLNGTINFTCPSNMSTQQGDTHQRLTCSQTTSGYSFSPALDPCNVCAGRPVVENATINWGSSQYKVTTNVVVATCKSGYYLNITTTTQTLTCGLTGWSDATPCYEGCGAPPPAGHNMTMGAFTSNTIGSTLYYNCSEGLLVPETFPDVKDHLVLTCQARVWTPSGQPLSCAKLCLGEPPTLDLPGTSTWDNTTRTAGTKMRPQVPPSRLARYIMVHRHPTGRGTSSTTPARGTSRPPPATTSPPSLSTALTGSWRILASRVSMCAEVTRPPSCPLETPPGTANPAPLAHRLNWRVLIPTCFPTLIHQRTPRVNMTPKTGPSSTPAPLSAG; this is encoded by the exons ATGGATTGGCGGCGCCTCCTTCCTCTCCTACCTCTCCTACTCTCAG GAGGGGAGGTAGGACCTAGAGGCGTCAGGGGCCTGAGCTGCATAACCCCACTTCAATCTTCCGGGATGACACAAACACAGATGGACAAGACCTTGTGGTTGTGTTCCGGCAGACTGTGGAGCACGGGAGACGTCGTCTATCAGACGCAGTGTGGCCCAGGCCAGCTGGAGGATAACGTCAGCTGTG GTTCTGTAAGTGTAGGTGTGTGCTCgtcaccgtcaacaccaccaccaaacaccaccaccaccaccatagtcgACAACGCTGCCTACTACTACCAGTGTGTGGCGCCCTTGGTGTGGCTCTCAGGAGAGCCAGACAGGCTCTCTCAGTGCCTTCTGAGGCAGTGGAGTAATGTTTACGACGTCTGTGATGAAG ACTGCCCCATGCCGAGGGACTGTTCCACCGTGGCAGACATGGGCTTCAACACCTCCGATGTGTACAACATCGTTCCCTCCGGCCTCCCCCGTGGGCCCGTGGCGCGG GTTTACTGCAGTCTCTCAAGTGACACAAGTGACACTGGGTGGACACAGGTGTTGTACAACAGTAATGGTTTTACCAACACTTATGTATCAGAACCAAGTGACATATCCTCGATGACCCAGCCTTACTTCCTGA GGATAGAGAAGCTGTCAGCACTGAACTGGAACGGTACAACACCGCGGCCGCTGGTGTTCTGG TTCAACATCACACTTACTAACGATAAGAGTTACTTCGCCATCTACAGTGGGGTCCAAATGGCACAAAATAACCCATGGACTCTAACAGCAGTGGGAGACTACCATGGAACTGCTG GAGATTCATTTTCTGGGAACTTGAATCAAAAATTTCAAGATCTTTGGTGGCAAGAACGTTCGGGAGTTAATTCT AGTCAACTGATCCCTTCACCCATGACCTGGGACTCGCTCACCAAGGACACCTCCCAGACTATAAGGAGTGTCGCCCTTTTTGTCCGACCTCAGGATTATGACGCCG ACCACTCCTGCCCCCCGGAGGTGGCCATGGCGCCGTGGTGGAGGAACATCAACATCACCTTCCCCATTGTGAGGAGTGCCGGCACTGTTATCTCGTACCAGTGCGTGGGAGAGCTCATCATGGCCGGCAACAGCACCACCATGGCTGAGAGGGTGACGGAGGACTCCACCACCTGTGTCGCGCTCACCAACGGCACCCTCGTCTGGAACACCAGCATCATCTCCCCTCCGTGTCGGC TGACCTGCCCAGACAACTACGTCAAGACTGTGGACGGGACCTCCTGTGCTCGCTTCTCTGACGATGACGCTACCTATGGCATCGTCACCGCTTCTctcag GTGCCGCGACGAGCTGGCATCATTGGCGCTGCTAACGGAGTATGGCAACCACCCTAACATAGTCAACAACCAGTACTACTACACCGCCCACGTCAG GGACTCATTGACGCCCTTCCAGCCGCCAAGCCCAAGCGGTATGAATGTTCCGTGCGCCCCAAATGAGAcctgccag CTATCGGGTAGGAACGAGTGTTATACCGTGGGCCAGGCCGCCCCCATCACCCTCCAGGGGCGCGCTCAGAGCTGCTTCCTCAACACCACTCGCTACATCTGCAGGAGACCAG CGTTCTGCCCCAATAACTATTCGCAATACAAGGGGCTGTGCTACAATGTTTTGGATACTGCTACCTACACGGGTGTCTACATAAACAGAACAGGCGATCACATCGAGGCTCTAAAGCACTGTATGGCCGACGGGAGCTCCCTAGCGTACCCTGAGAGCCTGGACGTCCTCCAGTATCTGGAGAGCCTCGTCAGG CAAAAAGCACTGAACAGTGTAAACATCCAGACCTCGCTGCAGGAGACGAAGATTGCCATCATTGGACTCAACCAACG GAACAACTGGACTGGCTCAGGGGTGTACGCCCCCGACCCTGATGTTGTGGCTCTGGCTAATATCACGCCCGTTGAGGGGTACAAGCAGCGCTATCTCACTGTAAATGCTAACCCggctcaaggatacaatttaaccAATGCACTTCTTACTGATGAAACTGTGCATGTGCACTATGTAATTTGTCAACGCTACGGCCTCTATG AGTGTTTGGATGACCTCCCGCCACCTACAGAAAACATGACCTTGACTTGGGACGGTGACACACATGTTGGTAACACGGTCTTCTACAG gtgttacCCGGGGTACTTCGTCATGGGTAAGGTTCCCATGGTGGAGCAAAAATGGTGGTGTCAAGGGTTCCTGGGAGGCTGGATGAATGGTAATGAACCATCGGTACTCCAGAACTGCTCGGCCGTCGACG TGTGTAACGAGACCAGTATTGGCCCGGTGTCGCCCCTCATCACCAATGTGACCAGCCCGACTCATCTTCAACTCAACGGCACCATCAACTTCACCTGTCCGTCCAACATGTCCACCCAGCAGGGCGACACCCACCAGAGGCTCACGTGTTCCCAGACTACAAGCGGGTATAGTTTCTCACCAGCCCTCGACCCCTGTAACG TGTGTGCAGGACGACCGGTGGTAGAGAACGCCACCATTAACTGGGGCAGTAGTCAGTACAAGGTTACCACGAATGTGGTGGTGGCGACGTGCAAGTCTGGGTACTATctgaacatcaccaccaccacacagacactcaCCTGCGGCCTCACTGGCTGGTCCGACGCCACCCCCTGCTATGAAG GATGTGGCGCTCCACCTCCTGCCGGACACAACATGACGATGGGGGctttcaccagcaacaccattggctCCACACTCTACTACAACTGTTCTGAAGGACTGCTGGTGCCTGAG ACGTTCCCAGACGTGAAGGACCAcctggtgctcacctgccaggcCAGAGTGTGGACCCCCAGCGGCCAGCCGCTCAGCTGTGCTAAGT TGTGTCTTGGAGAGCCTCCAACGCTTGACCTGCCCGGCACCTCCACGTGGGACAACACAACAAGGACAGCTGGCACAAAG ATGCGACCACAAGTCCCCCCCAGCCGCCTGGCACGGTATATAATGGTCCACCGccaccctactggcagggggacgtCCTCAACTACACCTGCCCGGGGGACCTCTCGTCCGCCTCCGGCAACAACCTCACCTCCGTCACTTTCAACGGCACTGACTGGGTCCTGGAGGATCCTGGCTTCACGTGTCTCAATG